The sequence below is a genomic window from Anopheles cruzii chromosome 3, idAnoCruzAS_RS32_06, whole genome shotgun sequence.
CACGCAACTACTAATAGGCTTCTAGTTTCCGGATGGACTCATTGTTGGAAAGGAAGCATACTTTTGGGAGAGAGTCGAGCCGTTTACTACAATCCCAACAGGTGACCACTGTGAGGGCCATAACCCTCTTCAATCTCCTGATCCGGAAGAAGCTTGAAGGGGTTTTATTGACCGAGAGGGACACCACAGAGAGCAGTGGGGACAATCGATTGTATACTCTACACAAACAACCCCCTATTGATTCCCCTGGCGTAATAGCCACTTCATTACTCGATTGCTAGCGCGGAATCGGAGCAGATCGGTGTTAAAGGTAACATATTACAACACGACCGTCAACTAAAACAAACTAAAGCCACAGTGACTTTGGGGCACAGGGGGGATTGGGGGGTCGCGCGCGCACCTCGACTATCTGAATCGTTTCATCGTTCAGTTCCTCGTCGTAGTAGCTGAAGAAGTCAGCACCTTCCTGCAGAAAAGAGAGATTAAACATACTCTGATGACACAGGGTTGGTTTTGCTCGGAGTGTGTGCCGTAAGTAGAGAGCTCCCTTAATCATACCTAATTCTAGCGCCCCCCCTATGATTGATAACAACACACGGGAGCGCGGTTGGACTCTGTGAGAGTGTTCCTAACTTATCACAGCACGAGTCGACTCGAACACAAACAACTACGTCACGGACGGACCCAGTCAGGCTAATTGGTTGCCTGCCTCAGTAACAACCCGTCACCCGTCCAGAGTGGTCCGGTAATAGAAGCAGACAGACGAGCTCGGCACGATGGAACCACTGCGGAAGTTGACGACGGAAGACATGATTTCGCTGCGGGACGTTTATCGTCGCGGTCTCCCGGCGACAGTGGCACCGTACTCGTTCATCGACAATCACTTGAGGTGGTGTGATAAGCTGCGACACCAAGCCGACCAGTGGACCGTATCGGAGGTCATCTGCAGAGACTTCTACACAACGCGAGGCGAGCACGATCTGTCGCTCTGGGGCACGTTCGTGTCAATCAGCCACGACAAGAAGGTACGCCATGCCAAGGAAGGAACCTCCGCTCCGAAAGTGTAGCAATGAGATTTCCTTTTTCTGTGCCAGTCTCCGGCGGTCATTTTGTGGACCCTTCAGAAGGATCTGTCAACGCTACGGGAAGCTCTGCTAAGAACCGGCCTTCTCGACTTCCGATCGTCTAGCCCGGGGTTCCAGTGCGTTGCAATCGAGCACTACCCGATGGTGCAGAGTGTCGTGCAGGAGCGGGCGGCGCCTCACTATCAACTCACGTTCCGCAACTCGACGTACTTCCGACTGCCGAGAGCTGTGGTCGAGAAGTTGGAGCACAGGTCCGTTTATTCAAGGACGAATTCTTGCCACAAACAGGAGATTGTTGATCCATTTTCGGTTTCCACCATCACAGGACGAATCCCGAGGGCTACGAATTCCGGCCACTGGACGTATCGTACGCCCGCGAGGTGAACGACACTTGGCCGCATCGCTACCCGGGATCGGAGGTGTACTACGAATCACTGCTCCGCCTGAACGGCGGACTGGCGGTAGTGCAACGAACAACCGACCACGACGAGCTGGCCGGATGGATCTTAA
It includes:
- the LOC128273037 gene encoding uncharacterized protein LOC128273037, yielding MEPLRKLTTEDMISLRDVYRRGLPATVAPYSFIDNHLRWCDKLRHQADQWTVSEVICRDFYTTRGEHDLSLWGTFVSISHDKKSPAVILWTLQKDLSTLREALLRTGLLDFRSSSPGFQCVAIEHYPMVQSVVQERAAPHYQLTFRNSTYFRLPRAVVEKLEHRTNPEGYEFRPLDVSYAREVNDTWPHRYPGSEVYYESLLRLNGGLAVVQRTTDHDELAGWILTNEYGALAHLYIKPAHRQRWLACELVWRWVMALEGRDSDPIAYILDTNQASRTLFQKLGFIEMFPTRWSEPLVDDHHQIS